GGGCCGAACAGGTGGCGGTCGCCGCCGAATCCGCGCTAGGTGGGCAGTACTGGGTGCGCGACTGGCGCGAGATGAACCGCAACCTGTTCTCAGCCTTGAAGCTCGAAAAGATCATCATGTTCATTATTTTGATTTTGATCATCCTGGTCGCCGCGTTCAACATCATCGGCACGCTCACCATGATCGTGATCGAGAAGTCGCGCGAGATCGCGATCCTCAAAGCCATGGGCGCCACCCGGCGGGCGGTTATGGGCATTTTCATGCTGGACGGCCTCATCATCGGCGGGGTGGGCGTGGTGATCGGCATCCCGTTGGGTTACCTGGTTTGCTGGGCGATCGAAACGTTCTACACGCTGCCCGCCGACGTCTACTACATCAGCCACATTCCGGTCCGGATCTACCCCTTCGACGTCGCGTTGGTCGCGGGCTCAGCCCTACTGATCACGTTTCTGGCCACGGTCTACCCCTCGTGGCAAGCGGGGCGCCTCGCGCCCGTCGAGGCTCTGCGGTATGAATGAGTCGATCATTCAGACCGAGGATCTTCACAAGTCGTTTGCGATCGGGCGCGACACCATCGACGTGCTTCGCGGCATCAACCTGACCATTGCACGCGGCGAAATCGTGGGGTTGATCGGCGCATCCGGCGCGGGCAAGAGCACCCTCCTGCACCTGCTGGGGGGATTGGACCGCCCCACCACCGGCACCATCACCGTGGACGGCGTGCGGGTGGACCGACTGCGCGAGGCGGAGATCGAGCCGTTTCGCAACCGCACGGTGGGCTTTGTCTTCCAGTTTCACCACCTGCTGCCCGAATTCACGGCGCTGGAGAACGTGATGATGCCGGGACTGATCCGAGGGCTGAATCACGCCGAGATACGCGAACGCGCGCGACACATCTTGGACAACGTGGGACTCGGCGCCAGACTGGCGCATCGGCCGGGCGAACTCTCAGGCGGAGAGCAGCAGCGGGTGGCGATCGCGCGCGCGCTCGTGCTGGAACCGCCGGTCGTGCTCGCCGACGAACCCACCGGCAACCTGGACACCCACACCGGCGAAGAGGTGATCGCGGTGCTCAAACGCCAGCATCAAGCCCGCGGCACGACCTTCCTGATCGTCACGCACAACGAAAAGCTCGCCCTGGAAGCAGATCGAGTGATCAGGATGGTCGATGGAAGGATTGAATAGACGGTCTGCTTCGGAACCCGCCGTCTAGCCCTCAGACGGCGGAGCCTGTTCAGGAGCGGTCAGATGCAAGGCGCCGCGAGAACCGGACCTGTAGGGGCGTATTGCAATACGCCCCTACCACGACGTGAGGACCGGAAAGCGCTTCGCGCGGCTCTCTCGCGCTGGCAATGACCACTTCCGCTCGCTTGGCGAAGCAAGCGCAGCGGCAACACCGCAGATGGCCGGTCATGGACAGGCTCCTCAGAAGCCCAGCGTGAGTTGCGCGACATACCGCCGATCCACCCGCTGCCCCGCAAACGTCCCCACCTCCTCGGCATACGTCGCCGCCGCCAGGGTCAGAATCCACAAATCAAGCGTGACGCCGGCCGTGTAATACCCTTGGTTCACGCCCGCCTGGATTGCCAGGATCTTGGGAAAACGCGCCTCGGCACCCAAATGAACTCGCTTGTAGAGGTCGTCATCCTCGGTGATCTCCTTGGTGAGGTCGTGGACCTCCAGAACCAAGGTGTTGGATAGCAGCCACAAATCGGGATGGAGTCCAACGCCCATGTGGAGCTGCTGCGGAATAACGCCCAGGGCTTCGAAATCCAAGTCGCCGAGGTTTTGCACCATGAGTGCGACGGACGGTCGCAACAGGACCGGGAAATTCACCTTCGTTCCGATGTCGAACGCGACATCGGTGGCTTTGGTCCGATCCGCAAACGGGTCGAAGTCCACCACAATATCCGCGGCCTGGAATATCTTCTTCACGCCCTCGCGTCGCACGTATTTTCCGGTCGCCCCAACCTGCAGCGCGCCCTTCCAGAAGCCATACGCCACGCCCACGAGGCCGGCCGCGTCGACCTTGGCGTCGGTCACCACCTCCGGGTTCGCGGGATTCCGGACCTCCAGATCCAAGACCGCGTCTCCGAGCACCCCGAAGGCGAAGTTGCGCATGTAAAAATTGGGGAAGAGCGCAACCTGCGCATGTTGGTGTTCGCCCACGTGTTGATTCAGGAAATCCGCCACCGCCGTCTCGTCGGTGCCCTCCAAGTCCTGGATATCCGAGGCCAGACCGAGACTGTTTTCCGACACGGACACATACGGGTTCAGGATCGCGGCGCCGGCGCGCTCCACGTCGTTCAAGCCCGCCGGGTTATACAGCAGCGCGTTCTCGTCGTCGGACAGGGTGATAAACGCGCCCCCCATTCCGAGCGGACGCACTCCGCGAAACAAAGTGGGGTACTCCGCGGCCAAAGCCGGCCTACATGTTCCCCAAACGAGGGCCACCCCCACGATCGCCATCCATATCCGACGTTGCATCATCGGGCTCCTCTCCCTACCGCCTAGCTATGGAAGTGCCAAGAACGCTTGGAGCTCAACGTCCGACACGTCACTGTCGTTGTTCCCGTCGAGTTGAGTCTTAATCTCGGCGAGGTCGCT
This sequence is a window from Nitrospirota bacterium. Protein-coding genes within it:
- a CDS encoding ABC transporter ATP-binding protein, with amino-acid sequence MNESIIQTEDLHKSFAIGRDTIDVLRGINLTIARGEIVGLIGASGAGKSTLLHLLGGLDRPTTGTITVDGVRVDRLREAEIEPFRNRTVGFVFQFHHLLPEFTALENVMMPGLIRGLNHAEIRERARHILDNVGLGARLAHRPGELSGGEQQRVAIARALVLEPPVVLADEPTGNLDTHTGEEVIAVLKRQHQARGTTFLIVTHNEKLALEADRVIRMVDGRIE